The genomic window AATTAAAATGAACAAAACAATTAAAAAAGCAATGAATAACTTATATGCGTTTATGTATGAAAATGTATATACTAACCCGGAAGCCAAAAAAGAAGAGAAGAAAATTCCCTACCTTATCCATCAACTGTTCAGGTATTATCATTATAATAAAAAATTCCAAAAAAGGGTGCCCATTGCAAACCAACTTCAACATACAATAGATTTTATAGCAGGGATGACTGATTGTTTTGCAATAAACAAATTTCAAGAACTTTTTGTTCCACGGGAATGGAAAGATAACTGACTCACTTAACTCCGACAACAAGGGAAACCCTGCGCCAAGAACACAGGGCATTTTAGGTGTTAGAGGAAACTTATAACTATGCTGTCAAAAGAAAAAATCGAAGAAATAAGAGAGAAAATCAACATTGTAGATGTTGTATCTTCATATATTCCTTCTTTGCGCAAACGCGGAAAAAACTATATAGGGTTATGCCCTTTTCATTCTGAAAAAACTCCATCATTTACTGTTTCCCAGGAAAAAGGGTTATTCCATTGTTTTGGTTGCGGAAAAGGCGGAAATGTTTTCAATCTTCTCATGGAAATGGAAAATGTTAGTTTTATAGAAGCCTTAAAAATAGCAGGAGATAAGGTAGGCATAGCAATTGAGTCTTTTGTTGGATCTTCTCCCCTTGATTCTTCTCCCAATAAAAAACTTTTTTCAATTATGGAGCTTGCGTGCAAGTTTTATGAAAGTCATCTCGATGAAGCAGCAGAGTACCTTAAAAAAAGAAATGTAAATGACCCCAAGGTTTTCCGTTTAGGGTTTGCGCCTTCCGGGTGGGATAATCTATTAAAGTTTTTATTAAGCAGAGGCGTAAAGGAAGAGTACATATTAAAAACTGGGCTTGTATCGCCCCGTCAGTCAGGCAGTGGAAGTGGGGTTTACGACAGATTTAGGAACCGGTTGATCTTTCCAATAACTAACCATCAAAATCAAATAATAGGGTTTGGCGGAAGATCAACAACAAATGAAGATCCTAAATATTTAAACTCTCCTGAGTCTACAATATTTATTAAGGGCGAAAACTTATACAATTTAAGTTTAGCAAAAGATTTTATAAAAAAACAAAAAATCGCAGTTCTTGTGGAAGGATATATGGATACAATTGCATGTTTTGAATCAGAAATAAAAAACGTTGTAGCGCCGCTTGGCACTGCGTTTACTGTCAATCAAGCAAGTTTGCTTAAGCGCTTCACAGACACCGTGGTAATATTTTTTGATCAAGACCAAGCAGGAATCTTGGCAAGTGAAAAAGCTGAAGAGGTTTTAAGAGGTGCGGGTATTAGCGTTAGAATTGCAACATATGAAGGAGCAAAGGATCCCGACGAATTAGCGCTAAAACAAGGCAAAGAAGCGCTGGAGGAGAGTATAAAAAAATCAATCCCTTCTATTGAGTTTAGAATAAGAAGAATTATAAACTACTATAAGACAAACGAAGTTGAAGGCAAAGTAAAAGCGGCTCATGAAATAACAAAACTGTTATCAAAAGAAAAAGACGGAATTCTCCAGGATGAATATATAAAATTTGCGTCAAAGTTGCTTAATATCCCGGCAGAAAAACTTGAAGCCGAATTAAAAAATAAGATTAGTCTCTTTTCTAAAAAAGGATCATCAGAAAAAAGGTCAATTCCTAATGTCCCTTCAATTGTAAAGGAGGCAGAAAGAAAACTTTTAAAACTTGCGCTTGAACGGAAAGAAGTCATTCAAATAATCAAAAAAGAATTAAGCATAGACAATTTTTCCCATTACAAAGACATTTTTTATCACATATGGAA from candidate division WOR-1 bacterium RIFOXYB2_FULL_36_35 includes these protein-coding regions:
- a CDS encoding DNA primase, with protein sequence MLSKEKIEEIREKINIVDVVSSYIPSLRKRGKNYIGLCPFHSEKTPSFTVSQEKGLFHCFGCGKGGNVFNLLMEMENVSFIEALKIAGDKVGIAIESFVGSSPLDSSPNKKLFSIMELACKFYESHLDEAAEYLKKRNVNDPKVFRLGFAPSGWDNLLKFLLSRGVKEEYILKTGLVSPRQSGSGSGVYDRFRNRLIFPITNHQNQIIGFGGRSTTNEDPKYLNSPESTIFIKGENLYNLSLAKDFIKKQKIAVLVEGYMDTIACFESEIKNVVAPLGTAFTVNQASLLKRFTDTVVIFFDQDQAGILASEKAEEVLRGAGISVRIATYEGAKDPDELALKQGKEALEESIKKSIPSIEFRIRRIINYYKTNEVEGKVKAAHEITKLLSKEKDGILQDEYIKFASKLLNIPAEKLEAELKNKISLFSKKGSSEKRSIPNVPSIVKEAERKLLKLALERKEVIQIIKKELSIDNFSHYKDIFYHIWNLDSNDILSSVDDESSAKILREIALTEEPAENQEKTLEDCIKAIKSFEIKRKIEIIRQSIIKAEKEGETKTQKSLSRELLELNEILRNMVR